The Pseudogulbenkiania sp. MAI-1 sequence AGGGTGAGGGCGGCGGGCTTCCCGTGTGAGACGGGCGGGTGGTGGGATGCTGCAAAGTCGTCCGGCTTTCATCGTTCTGACATCCAACAGGCCTACCCTCTGACGGTGAAAATCGAGTGCGGAAGGCACTATGGCGCGTTTCTTTGGTCCACGTGATACAGGGACTACAGTTCAGGTTGTGCCCGGCGTGCCGGCGCGGGGTTTGCGACGGCATTGGCGTCGACGTTCTTCACTGCAAATTCTTCTTGTTTTCGAGCGTGATGTTGCTAAAATCCGCGCTCGTTTTGCCATGCAGCAACACGCATAAACGCACAAAAAGATTGTTTCGCTCCGACATCCCAGGCCCACATAAAAGCTCGCAAGCCCGAAAGCCGCGCACTAAGGAGCGGGGTTCTCCATCGAATCATTGAAGGAAAAACTCATGGCTTGGTCTGTGGCTGAGAGCCGGAGCCTGTACGGCATCCGGCATTGGGGGGCGGGGTATTTCGAGGTTGGGGATGATGGTCACGTCAAGGTCCGTCCCAACACCCGCCAGCAAAATTGCGAAATCGATCTGTACGAACTGGTGCACGCGCTGTCCGACAAGGGCCTGGATCTGCCGCTGCTGGTTCGTTTTCCCGACATCCTGCAAGACCGTGTGACGCGGTTGTGCGGTGCCTTCGACAAGGCCATCGCCGAGATCGGCTATGGTAGCCAGTACACCGCACTTTATCCGATCAAGGTCAACCAGCAGGAGGCGGTGATCAAGAGCATCATCGCCACGCCGGATGTGTCGATTGGCCTGGAAGCCGGTTCCAAGCCGGAGCTGATGGCGGTGCTGGCGCTGGCGCCCAAGGGTTGCACCATCACCTGCAACGGCTACAAGGACCGCGATTTCGTGCGCCTGGCGCTGATCGGGCAGAAGCTCGGCCACAAGGTGTTCATCGTGATCGAGAAGGAGGTCGAGGTCGATCTGGTGATCGAGGAGGCGCAGAAGCTCGGCGTACGTCCGCTGGTCGGCGTGCGCGTGCGGCTGTCGTCGCTGAACTCCGACAACCAGTGGGCCGATACCGGGGGTGAGAAGGGCAAGTTTGGCCTGTCGGCGTCCCAGCTGATCGACGTGGCCGGCAAGATGGAGGCGGCCGGCATGGCCGATTGCGTGCGCCTGTTGCATTTCCACATGGGTTCGCAGATCGCCAACATTGCCGACTACCGCCTGGGTTTCCGCGAGGCGATCCGCTACTTCGGCGAGTTGCGTGCGCTGGGCCTGCCGCTCGACCACGTCGACGTCGGCGGCGGCCTGGGGGTCGATTACGACGGCACCCATTCGCGCAACGCCAGCTCGATCAACTACGACATGGACGAGTACGCCGAGGTGATCGTGTCGATGCTGGCCGAGTTCTGCGACGAGAACGGCCTGCCGCATCCTCGCATCATGTCGGAGTCCGGGCGCGCCATGACCGCGCACCACGCGGTGCTGATCATGAACGTGACCGACGTCGAGCGTCTGCCGGAGAACGTGCCGGTGCTGGGCGATGTGGAGACGCTGGCGGCGCCGCTGAAGAAGCTCTATGAACTGACCAAGCTGACCGACGCGGAGATGGTGACCGAAACCTATCATCGCGCCAGCCATTATGTGGCGGAAGTGGCCGAGATGTACGCGGAAGGGCGGTTGAGTCTGAAGGACAAGGCGACCGCCGAGCAGCTCTACTACGCGCTGTGCCGCCGGCTGCATGGCCAGTTGCAGCTGACCCACCAGCGCTCGCAGCGTCAGGTGTTCGACGAGCTGACCGACAAGCTGGCCGACAAGTACTTCTGCAACTTCTCGGTGTTCCAGTCGCTGCCGGATACCTGGGCCATCGACCAGGTGTTGCCGATCATGCCGGTGCACCGCTTGCAGGAGCAGCCGACGCGGCGGGCGGTGCTGCAGGACCTGACCTGCGATTCCGACGGCAAGATCAAGCACTACGTCGACCAGCAGAGCATCGAGTCGTCGATGGCGGTGCATGAGGTGAAGCCGGGCGACGAGTATCTGGTCGCGGCCTTCATGGTCGGCGCCTACCAGGAAATCCTGGGCGACATGCATAACCTGTTCGGCGACACCGACTCGGTCAACGTGTTCGTGCGCGAGGGCTGCCGCCTGGAGTTCTCCGGCGTGGAGGAGCATGACACCATCGAGGACATGCTGCGCTACGTGCACCTGTCGCCGGAGGAGATCCTCAACCGCTACGAGGAGAAGGCGCGCGCCGCCAAGCTGTCGGCCGACGAGCGCAATACCTACTTCGCCGAGTTCTGCCGCGGGCTGAAGCAGTCGTCCTACCTGTCGGTCTGATCGTCCCGTTTCTCTCTCCCTGAAAGGCTGGCCGAAGCATCGTCTTCGGTCAGCCTTTTTCCGTTTTGGCGGCTACCCGGTCGCCATCCTCCGTTTTGATGCCTCGTTCGGATAACCGAACGTCTGTAGCGGCGCGATTACGCCGATCCGTCGCCATCTCGCCGTCATTAAAAAAAATGCAACAAAAACAGTGTATTGCGGTGCCGTTTCCGAGGTCTGCGCTGGCACGCTTCGTGCAATTAAGGAGCCGCCGGTCCGGGCGACGCCCACACGCCCTGGCCGGCCGACAACAAGACGATTTCCAGCCCCGGCGCATCCGCGCACGGGCAGGGACCAACCAATGGTTCACCCGGCCGCCGGCCGGATGGACGAGCAAAGGCGGGGCGGTCGGCAAGACCGGCTCCATCGCCCGGGTCGCCACGGCGGCCACGGGGCAGACCTTCACTGGAGAGGCACTTAGTGAAACTTAATAAACTGACCACCTTCATCCTGGCCGCGATGGTGCTGGGTATTCTGACCGGTTACGCATGGCGTGAAATGGCCGCCGACGAGGCCGCGATCAAGTCGTTCGCCGACAACGTGTCGATCCTGACCGACATCTTCCTGCGTCTGATCAAGATGATCATCGCGCCGCTGGTGTTCTCCACCCTGGCGGTGGGCATCGCCAAGATGGAGGATGCCAAGACCGTGGGCCGCATCGGCGCCAAGACCATGGCCTGGTTCATGACAGCCTCGTTCATCTCGCTGAGCCTGGGCCTGATCATGGTCAACCTGCTCAAGCCGGGTGTCGGCATCGGCCTGCCGCTGCCGGACGTGAGCGCGGCTACCGGCATCGAGAAGGGGGCCATCACGCTGAAGGACTTCATCACCCACGCCATTCCGAAGAGCGTGGTCGAGGCGATGAGCAAGAACGAGATCCTGCAGATCGTGGTGTTCTCGGTGTTCTTCGGCTGCGCCGGCGCTGCCATTGGCGAGCGAGCCAAGCCGGTGGTGGATATGCTCGATTCTCTTTCGCATATCATGCTGAAGGTGACCGGCTTCGTGATGAACTTCGCCCCGCTGGCGGTGTTCGGCGCCATCGCCGCCATGGTGGCCAAGGAAGGCCTGGGCATTCTCGGTACCTATGGTACCTTCATGGCCGAGTTCTACCTGTCGATCGGCGTCCTGTGGCTGGTGCTGATCGCCGCCGGCAGCCTGTTCCTCGGCCGTCGCGTGCTGACGCTGATGAAGATGGTGCGCGAGCCGCTGCTGTTGGCGTTCACGACCGCCAGCTCCGAAGCGGCCTACCCGAAGACGCTGGAGCGCCTGGAGCGCTTCGGCTGCTCGCGCAAGGTGGCCAGCTTCGTGCTGCCGATGGGCTACTCGTTCAACCTTGATGGTTCGATGATGTATTGTACCTTCGCTACCATCTTCATCGCCCAGGCCTACGGCATCGACCTGACGCTGGCACAGGAAATCACCATGATGCTGATCCTGATGGTGACCTCGAAGGGTATCGCCGGCGTGCCGCGCGCCTCGCTGGTGGTGATCGCCGCCACGCTGGCACAGTTCGACATTCCGGAAGCCGGCCTGCTGCTGCTGTTGGGCATCGACCACTTCCTCGACATGGGCCGTTCCGCCACCAACGTGATTGGCAACGCCATCGCCTCCTGCGTGGTGGCCAAGTCCGAGGGCGCGCTGGGCGCCACCGTGACCGAAGAGGAAGACGACGATACCGATCCGGATGCCGAGGTCGACGACCTGGCACCGGCTCGCGCCTGATCGACTTCTATAGCGTTACCCCGAACGGCCTCCCTGCGCGAGGCCGTTTTCCTTGCAGGGCTGTCCTCGCTGGCGGCTCTGTGTTAGAACGATACATGACCGTATTTGCCGAATCGTCTGAACCGACCTGATCGTGATCTTCCGTATTCCCAAACGTTTTCTGCCCTACCTGCTCGCCGTCGTGCTCGGGATGATGCTGGCCACCGGCTACGCCACCTACCGGGTGAGCGAGCGCAGCGGCATCGAGGCGCTGGCTGACAGCGGCACGCGCCAGCTGGAGCTGCACGCGCGTGGGCTGGAGAGCGAGATCGACAAATACACCTTCGTGCCGAACATCCTCGGGCTGGAGGAGCGCATCCTCAACGTGCTGACTTCGCCCGATCCGTTTCCTGGCCCGCAGGCCTTGGCCAACCGTTATCTGGAAGAGTTGAACCAGCAGACCTCGACCAGCACTATCTACGTGATCAACACCGAGGGGCGGGTGCTGGCGTCGAGCAATTGGCGCCGCGCCGACAGCTACGTCGGCGAGGACCTGTCGTTCCGCGACTATTTCCAGCAGGCGCTCAAGGGCGGGCAGGGGCGCTCCTACGGCGTCGGCACCACGCGCGCCGAGCCCGGCTACTACCTGGCGCAGGGGCTGAAGAAGGACGGCAAGATCATCGGCGTGGCGGTGGTCAAGGTGCGGCTTGACCAGCTCGAGCCGAGCTGGCAGTGGGCCGATACCGACGCCTTCGTCAGCGACGAGAACGGCGTCATTATCCTGGCCTCGGAGCCGGAGTGGAAGCTGCACACGCTGGGGCAACTGTCGGCGGCGCGGCGCGAGGAGCTGGCGCGCAGCCTGCGCTATTACTGGGCTCCGCTGCCCTTGTTGCAGGTGGCGCAGCGCCAGACGCTGGGGGTCGGGCTGGAACGCTGGTCGCTGCAGATGCCCGGTGCCAGCGCCAAGAGCGACAAGCACCCGACCGACTTCCTGGCGCAGACACGCGCTCTGAAGGACACCTCGTGGAAGCTGACCCTGCTGACCCCGCTCAAGACGGTGCGCAAGACGGCGCTGAGCAACGCCGCGCTGGCGGTGGCGAGCTTCGCCATCCTGGTGATCGTGCTGGTGGCGTGGAACGAGCGGCGCAAGGTGCTGGCGGCGCGGTTTGCCGCGCGCGAAGCGCTGGAGCGTGCCAACAGCCAGCTGGAGCGCAAGATCGCCGAGCGTACCGCTGATCTGATTGCCAGTAACGACCGGCTCAAGGCCGAGATCCGCGAGCGCCAGCTGGCCGAGCACACGCTGCGCAAGGCACAGGACGGGCTGGTGCAGGCCGGCAAGCTGGCGGTGATCGGGCAGATGTCGACCAGCATCGCGCACGAGCTCAACCAGCCCTTGGCCGCGCTGCGCACGCTGTCGGGCAATACTATGAAATTCTTGGCGCGCGGCAAGCTGGAGACCGCGTCGGCCAACCTGCAGACCATCAACGAGCTGGTCGAGCGCATGGGCAAGATCACCACGTCACTGCGCTCGTTCGCAC is a genomic window containing:
- the speA gene encoding arginine decarboxylase, whose amino-acid sequence is MAWSVAESRSLYGIRHWGAGYFEVGDDGHVKVRPNTRQQNCEIDLYELVHALSDKGLDLPLLVRFPDILQDRVTRLCGAFDKAIAEIGYGSQYTALYPIKVNQQEAVIKSIIATPDVSIGLEAGSKPELMAVLALAPKGCTITCNGYKDRDFVRLALIGQKLGHKVFIVIEKEVEVDLVIEEAQKLGVRPLVGVRVRLSSLNSDNQWADTGGEKGKFGLSASQLIDVAGKMEAAGMADCVRLLHFHMGSQIANIADYRLGFREAIRYFGELRALGLPLDHVDVGGGLGVDYDGTHSRNASSINYDMDEYAEVIVSMLAEFCDENGLPHPRIMSESGRAMTAHHAVLIMNVTDVERLPENVPVLGDVETLAAPLKKLYELTKLTDAEMVTETYHRASHYVAEVAEMYAEGRLSLKDKATAEQLYYALCRRLHGQLQLTHQRSQRQVFDELTDKLADKYFCNFSVFQSLPDTWAIDQVLPIMPVHRLQEQPTRRAVLQDLTCDSDGKIKHYVDQQSIESSMAVHEVKPGDEYLVAAFMVGAYQEILGDMHNLFGDTDSVNVFVREGCRLEFSGVEEHDTIEDMLRYVHLSPEEILNRYEEKARAAKLSADERNTYFAEFCRGLKQSSYLSV
- a CDS encoding dicarboxylate/amino acid:cation symporter; this translates as MKLNKLTTFILAAMVLGILTGYAWREMAADEAAIKSFADNVSILTDIFLRLIKMIIAPLVFSTLAVGIAKMEDAKTVGRIGAKTMAWFMTASFISLSLGLIMVNLLKPGVGIGLPLPDVSAATGIEKGAITLKDFITHAIPKSVVEAMSKNEILQIVVFSVFFGCAGAAIGERAKPVVDMLDSLSHIMLKVTGFVMNFAPLAVFGAIAAMVAKEGLGILGTYGTFMAEFYLSIGVLWLVLIAAGSLFLGRRVLTLMKMVREPLLLAFTTASSEAAYPKTLERLERFGCSRKVASFVLPMGYSFNLDGSMMYCTFATIFIAQAYGIDLTLAQEITMMLILMVTSKGIAGVPRASLVVIAATLAQFDIPEAGLLLLLGIDHFLDMGRSATNVIGNAIASCVVAKSEGALGATVTEEEDDDTDPDAEVDDLAPARA
- a CDS encoding ATP-binding protein, which encodes MIFRIPKRFLPYLLAVVLGMMLATGYATYRVSERSGIEALADSGTRQLELHARGLESEIDKYTFVPNILGLEERILNVLTSPDPFPGPQALANRYLEELNQQTSTSTIYVINTEGRVLASSNWRRADSYVGEDLSFRDYFQQALKGGQGRSYGVGTTRAEPGYYLAQGLKKDGKIIGVAVVKVRLDQLEPSWQWADTDAFVSDENGVIILASEPEWKLHTLGQLSAARREELARSLRYYWAPLPLLQVAQRQTLGVGLERWSLQMPGASAKSDKHPTDFLAQTRALKDTSWKLTLLTPLKTVRKTALSNAALAVASFAILVIVLVAWNERRKVLAARFAAREALERANSQLERKIAERTADLIASNDRLKAEIRERQLAEHTLRKAQDGLVQAGKLAVIGQMSTSIAHELNQPLAALRTLSGNTMKFLARGKLETASANLQTINELVERMGKITTSLRSFARKSTEPIGEASVLQAVDAALFLLQPRLASPPVKVVRELDDCRVLIDQTRLEQILVNLIGNALDAMQTCPRRELQLSLHLDGGSCRLSVRDSGPGLPEEVRSRLFEPFFTTKPEGRGLGLGLALSAGMASEVGGSLIAQSPDGGGAEFILTLPLAAVKQNHD